The nucleotide window ACGTCGACGCGGTGGTGGACAGCTACTACAACCTCACGGAACTGAAGAGCCCGACCGTCACGGTGACTGCGCACAACGCCAGGCTGCCGGCACCGGTCGTGTTCGACCAAAAGACGCCCTCGTCCAACCCGGACACGTTGTCCTGTGGCGCAACGAACTTCCAGTGCTTTGTTGGCATGCGCGTGCGCATCGACAACGGCATGATCAACACCGGCAACAAGCGCTTCAGCACCCAGCCCTACGCCGAAGTGAGCATCACCGCCAATGGCAAGCGCTCGCTGCGCCTGCCCGGCGTGCGTTATTCGGTGCCGGTGCCCGAAGGCGTCGAACTGCCCAACTGGAGCGGCAATCCGGAAGTGTTCAAGATGAACACTGCGGACTTCGGTGCGGTGCCGGTGAATACCCCCTATGTTGCCGGGACGACGTTCCGCGCGGAAGGCGTGATCTCCTATGACTTCGGCGCTTACACCTTCATCCCGACGTCAATCACGATCAAGCAGGCCGCGCCGCTGCCGCGTGCGGTATCGGCCACGCCTTCGCAAGCCGTGCGCATCGGCGCGCTCAACACCGAGCGCTTCTGCGACAGCGAGTTCAACACCACCTTTACCTGCAGCGGCGACAGCACGGAACCCACGCCCGACCAGGTCGTGCTGAAAACCCAGCGCCTGTCCGCCTATATCGGCAGCGTGCTGAAACTGCCCGATGTATTGTCGGTGGAAGAAGTGAAGAGCCTGACGGTGCTTGAAGGCCTGGCCAGGCAGCTCGGCGACGACTATCCGGCGAAGTACCAGGCTTATCTGGTGCCCGGCCACGATCCGAGCGGCATCAACGTCGGCTTCCTCGTGCGCACCGATCGCGTGCAGGTGCTGTCCGTGCGCCAGCTGGCGGCTGACGAAACCTGGAACGACAACGGCAGCACCGCCTTTGTCCACGATCACCCACCGCTCCTGCTCACGGCTCAGTCGCGCGGCATGCGCTTCCAGGTGATCTCAGTGCATCCGAAGGCACGCACCAACGTGGACAAGGACAATGCCACGGCCGTGCGTGATCGCCAGAAGCGCTTCGAACAGGCGAAGTCGCTGGCCGTCCAGGTGCAGAAGCTGCAGCAGGCCCATCCGCTGATGCCGCTGCTGGTGGTGGGCGACTTCAATGCCTATCAGTTCAGCGATGGCTGGGTGGACGTGGTCGGCCTGATCTCGGGCCGCTACAAGGACAGCGAGAACCAGCTGAAGCTGGGCAACAATATCGTGCGTCCGGCGCTGTGGAACGCCGTCGAGTCGGTACCGGAGAACGATCGCTACTCCTTCCTCTTCACCGAGAACTTCGGCGAGATCCAGGGCTACACCAAGGCCGGCTCCGGCAACACGGGTCGCTCCGTGCCGACGGTGCAGGTGCTCGACCACGCCTTGTTGAACTGGGCCGCTTCCCTGCGCTTCATGAAGATGCAGTACGGCCGCGCCGACCTCGACGCCCCGGCGCAAACACTGGACGACGCCGCCAGGGCGACGGACTGGACCAAGGCGATCGGAGCTTCCGATCATGATGGCTTCGTGGTTGACCTGTTTGCGCCCTCGCTGCAAGGCCATCAGAGCAACCAGAACGACCAGGGCCAGAACCATCAAGGCCAGAACCAGCAGCACTGACCGTCAAGCCGTGAAAACAAAAAGGCCGCGCTGCGAAGCGCGGCCTTTTTAGTGCGACAGCGGAAGGGTCAGCCCGCGTAGCGATCCGTTGCTTCCAGCAGTTCATGCGTGATGCCCGGCTCGAACGCGGAGTGACCGGCGTCCTGCACGACGTGCAGTTTGGCCTCCGGCCAGGCGCGGTGCAGGTCCCACGCGCTGCGCATGGGGCACACCACGTCATAGCGACCCTGCACGATGGTGGTCGGGATATGCCGAATGCGATCGACGTTGCGCAGCAGCTGGTCATCGTGCTCGAAGAAGCCACCGTGCACGAAGTAGTGGCATTCGATGCGCGCGAACGCCAGCGCGAACTCGTCTTCGCCGCTGGACGCGATATGCGATTCGTCCTGATAAAGATAACTCGTGGCGCCCTCCCACACCGACCAGGCACGCGCTGCCTCCACGCGCACCTTCGGATCGGTGCTGGTGAGGCGTCGATGGTAGGCGCTCATCAGATCACCGCGCTCGGCTTCCGGAATGGCATGGAGATAGGTTTCCCATGCATCCGGATACAGTGCGTCGCAACCCTTTTGATAGAACCATTCCAGCTCCGAGCGACGCAGCATGAAGATGCCACGCAGCACCAGCTCCGTCACTTTGTCCGGATGCGTCTGCGCGTACGCCAGCGCGAGCGTGGAGCCCCAGGAGCCGCCGAATACCTGCCACCGATCGATGCCCAGGTGCTCGCGCACGCGCTCGATGTCGTTGACCAGATGCCAGGTGGTGTTGTCGTGCAGCTCTGCATGCGGCGTCGACTTGCCACAACCGCGCTGATCGAACAGCACGATGCGATACACCTTCGGATCGAAAAAGCGGCGGCAGCGCGGGTTGGTGCCGCCGCCCGGACCGCCATGCAGAAAGACCACCGGCTTGCCGTTCGGATTGCCACTCTGTTCGTAGTACAGCGTGTGAAGATCGGAGACCTTCAGCATGCCGCTGTCGAACGGCTCGATTTCAGGATAGAGAGTGCGGCGGTCCATGGCGTGGCTTCCGGTGGAGGGGATCGGGACAGGCTATCACGAGGCACGTTCAGCCAGCCCGACCCCGCTCAAAACACCTTGCCCGGATTCAACAGCCCCTTGGGATCGAACACCTGCTTTACACCGCGCATCAAGGCAATCTCCTCGGCGGTACGGGTGCTTTCCAGGTAGGGCTTCTTGACCAGTCCGATGCCGTGCTCGGCCGAGATGCTGCCGCCATGTTGCTGCAAAGTTTGTGCAAGGTGCTTCGTCACTACGTCGCACTGGGCGATGAAGTCGGCGTCGCTCAGGGTGGCGGGTTTGAGCACATTGATGTGCAGATTGCCGTCGCCAATGTGCCCGAACCAGACGACGTCCATGTTCGGGTATTCCTCGCCCAGCAAGGCCTGGATTTCGGCAAGGAATCCAGGCAGCGCGCTGATGCGCAGGGAGATGTCGTTCTTGTACGGCTTATGGGAGGCAAGGCTTTCGGTGATGCCCTCGCGCAGGCGCCACAAGGCAGCCGCCTGGGCATCGCTTTGCGCCATCACGCCATCGTGGATCCACCCCTGCTCCATGCCTTGTTCGAAAACGGCCAGTGCCGCTTCTTCGTCAGCATCGAACTCGGTGACCACGTAATAAGGATGGTCGCCGTCGATAGCGCGCTGCGCGCCATGCGCGAGCACATGTCGCAGGGCGACATCGGTGAAGAACTCGAATGCCTGCAGCGACAGGCGTGCGCGGAACAGCGCGAAGACATGCATCAACGCCGTCATGTCGGGCAAGGCCAGCAGCATGACCTGCGAAGGCGCCGGCGGATCGGTCAGTTTCAGGGTCGCCTCGACCACCACACCCAACGTACCTTCCGAACCGATTATCAGGTGGCGCAGATCGTAACCGCTGGAGTTCTTGATCAGTCCGCGATTGAGATGAAGCAGTTCGCCCTTCCCGTTGATGACCGTCAGCCCCGCAATCCACTCACGGGTATTGCCATAACGGATGACGCGAATGCCGCCCGCGTTGGTGGCGATGTTGCCGCCGATGGCGCAGGAGCCACGCGCCGCGAAGTCGACCGGGTAGATCAGCCCGTGTTGGCCTGCCGCGTCGTGCACGGCCTGAAGCGTCATGCCCGCCTGGACGGTCAGCGTGCGGTCGACGGCATCGAAAGCCAGCACCTTGTTCATGCGCTCCAGGCTCAGCACCAGCTCGCCATGGGCGGCTACCGCGCCACCGGACAAGCCCGTACGGCCTCCGGAAGGCACCAACGCCACGTCGTTCTCGTACGCCCACCGCACGACGGCCTGGGCCTCCTCGACACTGGCCGGAAGGGCAATTGCCAGCGGAGCGGGCGTCCAGCGGCGGGTCCAGTCGCGGCCGTAGTGCTCCAGATCGGACGGGTCGGTCAACAGGCGCAAGGCCGGCAATTGGGAGGCCAGGGAGGCCAGGCGTGCGGCGGTCATGAGGACTCCGAAAGAATCACCCTCAATTTGCCAGCCCAGCCCGTTGCGGTCCAGTGCTGCGGTGCCGCATAGTGATCGCTTCGGCAGCTCACCTGGCACAACTCCATGAAAACCTCGTTTCCGAAGCAAGACATCAAGGTTCTGCTGCTTGAAGGCGTCAGCAAGAGCGCCGTGGAGAGCTTCCGCCGGGCGGGGTACAGCCAGATCGAGTACCACGAGAAGTCCCTGCCCGAGGCCCAGCTCAAGGAGCGCATCGCCGAAGCCCATATCGTGGGCATCCGCTCCCGCTCGCACCTCACAGCCGATGTACTGGAGCACGCCCGCCGCCTGATCGCGGTCGGCTGCTTCTGCATCGGCACCAACCAGGTCGACCTGGAAGCGGCTCGCGTAGCGGGCATTCCGGTCTTCAATGCGCCCTACTCCAACACCCGCAGCGTCGCCGAACTGGTGATCGCCGAAGCCATCATGCTGCTGCGCGGGATCCCCCAGAAGAATGCCCTGTGCCATCGCGGCGGCTGGACCAAGTCGGCAGCCGGCAGTTTCGAAACCCGCGACAAGGTGCTGGGTATCGTCGGCTACGGCCATATCGGCACCCAGGTGGGCGTGCTCGCCGAAGCGCTGGGCATGCGCGTGATCTTCCACGACATCGAAACCAAGCTGTCGCTGGGCAATGCCCGTGCCGCCAGCAGCCTCGACGATCTGCTTGAGCGCGCTGACGTGGTGACGCTGCACGTGCCCGAAACACCCGCGACCAAGATGATGATCGGCGCCACCGAAATTGCGCAGATGCGCAAGGGCGCACTACTGATCAACGCCTCACGCGGCACCGTGGTGGATATCGAGGCGCTCGCCGATGCACTGCGTCGCGAGCATCTCGCCGGTGCGGCAGTGGACGTGTTCCCGGTCGAACCCAAGGGCAATGACGATGCCTTCGTCTCGCCGCTGATCGGCATGGACAACGTCATCCTCACGCCGCACATCGGCGGCAGTACGCTGGAGGCGCAGGACAACATTGGCATCGAGGTGGCCAGCAAGCTGGTTCGCTACAGCGACAACGGGTCGACGCTTTCGGCGGTCAATTTCCCGGAAGTGACGTTGCCCGAACACCCCAACAGCCGCCGCCTGCTGCACATCCACCGCAATGTCCCGGGCGTGCTTTCACGCATCAACG belongs to Dyella terrae and includes:
- a CDS encoding lamin tail domain-containing protein, whose protein sequence is MLFKHRQRALVAALVGLFASVAAQATDLSISQFRVRGPAGGNDEFVELFNAGSTAVDLSGYKLNASNASGTTGTRLTFAAGSSIAPGCHVLLTNSASGGYSGAVAGDFKYSTGVTDDGGLALLDAGGTLVDQVGLSTGSAYKAGTPLASLGSTNADKGYSRIINSAGFPQNTGDNSADFVVVTPTTPHNAASECAVMAPAVSIADATATVHGATDVTMAFTVSLNQPAPAGGVSVHAVTQDDTATVAHGDYIAADTTVNFAEGEKQATFNVTVHGRSTGTSDKAFTVHLSDAIGGVTITRDTAIGAILYDIPVAAEIWQIQGREQASPLLGKSVMTRGNIVTAVGPAGFNMQTPDKRADDDKLTSNGIYVFTGSKPAVAMGDVVDVDAVVDSYYNLTELKSPTVTVTAHNARLPAPVVFDQKTPSSNPDTLSCGATNFQCFVGMRVRIDNGMINTGNKRFSTQPYAEVSITANGKRSLRLPGVRYSVPVPEGVELPNWSGNPEVFKMNTADFGAVPVNTPYVAGTTFRAEGVISYDFGAYTFIPTSITIKQAAPLPRAVSATPSQAVRIGALNTERFCDSEFNTTFTCSGDSTEPTPDQVVLKTQRLSAYIGSVLKLPDVLSVEEVKSLTVLEGLARQLGDDYPAKYQAYLVPGHDPSGINVGFLVRTDRVQVLSVRQLAADETWNDNGSTAFVHDHPPLLLTAQSRGMRFQVISVHPKARTNVDKDNATAVRDRQKRFEQAKSLAVQVQKLQQAHPLMPLLVVGDFNAYQFSDGWVDVVGLISGRYKDSENQLKLGNNIVRPALWNAVESVPENDRYSFLFTENFGEIQGYTKAGSGNTGRSVPTVQVLDHALLNWAASLRFMKMQYGRADLDAPAQTLDDAARATDWTKAIGASDHDGFVVDLFAPSLQGHQSNQNDQGQNHQGQNQQH
- the pip gene encoding prolyl aminopeptidase, yielding MDRRTLYPEIEPFDSGMLKVSDLHTLYYEQSGNPNGKPVVFLHGGPGGGTNPRCRRFFDPKVYRIVLFDQRGCGKSTPHAELHDNTTWHLVNDIERVREHLGIDRWQVFGGSWGSTLALAYAQTHPDKVTELVLRGIFMLRRSELEWFYQKGCDALYPDAWETYLHAIPEAERGDLMSAYHRRLTSTDPKVRVEAARAWSVWEGATSYLYQDESHIASSGEDEFALAFARIECHYFVHGGFFEHDDQLLRNVDRIRHIPTTIVQGRYDVVCPMRSAWDLHRAWPEAKLHVVQDAGHSAFEPGITHELLEATDRYAG
- a CDS encoding FAD-binding oxidoreductase, which produces MTAARLASLASQLPALRLLTDPSDLEHYGRDWTRRWTPAPLAIALPASVEEAQAVVRWAYENDVALVPSGGRTGLSGGAVAAHGELVLSLERMNKVLAFDAVDRTLTVQAGMTLQAVHDAAGQHGLIYPVDFAARGSCAIGGNIATNAGGIRVIRYGNTREWIAGLTVINGKGELLHLNRGLIKNSSGYDLRHLIIGSEGTLGVVVEATLKLTDPPAPSQVMLLALPDMTALMHVFALFRARLSLQAFEFFTDVALRHVLAHGAQRAIDGDHPYYVVTEFDADEEAALAVFEQGMEQGWIHDGVMAQSDAQAAALWRLREGITESLASHKPYKNDISLRISALPGFLAEIQALLGEEYPNMDVVWFGHIGDGNLHINVLKPATLSDADFIAQCDVVTKHLAQTLQQHGGSISAEHGIGLVKKPYLESTRTAEEIALMRGVKQVFDPKGLLNPGKVF
- the serA gene encoding phosphoglycerate dehydrogenase — translated: MKTSFPKQDIKVLLLEGVSKSAVESFRRAGYSQIEYHEKSLPEAQLKERIAEAHIVGIRSRSHLTADVLEHARRLIAVGCFCIGTNQVDLEAARVAGIPVFNAPYSNTRSVAELVIAEAIMLLRGIPQKNALCHRGGWTKSAAGSFETRDKVLGIVGYGHIGTQVGVLAEALGMRVIFHDIETKLSLGNARAASSLDDLLERADVVTLHVPETPATKMMIGATEIAQMRKGALLINASRGTVVDIEALADALRREHLAGAAVDVFPVEPKGNDDAFVSPLIGMDNVILTPHIGGSTLEAQDNIGIEVASKLVRYSDNGSTLSAVNFPEVTLPEHPNSRRLLHIHRNVPGVLSRINELFSSGNINIDAQFLQTDSQVGYVVIDVSADAAQAAELKDKLAAIPGTLRSRVLY